The proteins below come from a single Cricetulus griseus strain 17A/GY chromosome 6, alternate assembly CriGri-PICRH-1.0, whole genome shotgun sequence genomic window:
- the LOC100751896 gene encoding LOW QUALITY PROTEIN: sialic acid-binding Ig-like lectin 5 (The sequence of the model RefSeq protein was modified relative to this genomic sequence to represent the inferred CDS: substituted 1 base at 1 genomic stop codon): protein MLWPLLLSLLWAGSLAKDGDYELSVTNSVTVQEGLCIFVSCQVHYPTSSSPVFGYWYQDRATTSLDYLVATNDPNRSVQKEVQGRFHLMGGPNTHNCSLEIRDLKRRDTGVYFFRVEGHGAMKYSFVNQKLSVDVIALSETPNFQVLPTLVSGTSTQLICSVPWACECGTTPIFSWMSSALTSLGPRTILSSELNLTPRPQDHGTNITCQVTFPGVGVTVERTEQLSVTYAPQKVTIRASWGDDTEPEVLHSGSSLHVQEGESLRLLCEADSNPPAMLSWKHLTQKPLQLSTEELQLQRVELEDHGEYTCRAENNLGAHVASVSLRVKSLLQLRAPSCSWEAEGLHCNCSSRAWPAPSLRWRLGEGLLEGNSSNVSFTVTSSSTGSWVNSHLSLSMEFSAGLRLSCEAWNDNGVQSATILLLQGQEVTKADKPETSTGVVQGAMAGAGLMALLAVCTCLIFFIMKVLRKQSTLKVVSMAGNRHAVCPVSTINGSSMISSSISVRYPTXGHLNASGSQNQKEQSTLATVPHTLEDEPELHYASLSFQGLKPRQSQNTETIKSDYTEIKIHKC, encoded by the exons ATGCTTTGGCCTCTGCTGCTGTCCCTGCTGTGGGCAG GGTCTCTGGCTAAGGATGGGGACTATGAGCTCTCAGTGACCAATTCAGTGACGGTACAGGAGGGCCTGTGTATCTTTGTGTCCTGCCAAGTCCATTACCCCACTTCCAGTAGTCCTGTCTTTGGCTATTGGTACCAGGATCGGGCCACTACAAGCCTCGACTATCTGGTGGCTACAAACGACCCAAATCGATCAGTACAGAAGGAAGTTCAAGGTCGATTCCATCTCATGGGGGGGCCAAATACCCATAATTGCTCCCTGGAGATCAGAGATTTGAAGAGAAGAGACACTGGAGTGTATTTCTTCAGGGTGGAAGGACATGGAGCTATGAAGTACAGTTTTGTGAACCAGAAGCTCTCTGTGGATGTGATAG cTCTGAGTGAAACTCCTAACTTCCAAGTCTTACCTACCCTGGTGTCTGGCACTTCCACCCAACTGATCTGCTCTGTGCCCTGGGCTTGTGAGTGTGGGACAACCCCCATCTTCTCCTGGATGTCATCTGCCCTTACCTCCCTGGGTCCCAGGAccatcctctcctcagagctGAACCTAACACCCAGGCCCCAGGACCATGGCACCAACATCACCTGTCAGGTGACCTTCCCTGGTGTTGGTGTTACTGTGGAGAGGACTGAACAGCTCAGTGTCACCT ATGCTCCACAGAAGGTGACCATCAGGGCGTCCTGGGGAGATGACACAG aACCCGAAGTCCTGCACAGTGGCTCATCTCTGCATGTCCAAGAGGGCGAGTCCTTGCGCCTCCTCTGTGAGGCCGACAGCAACCCCCCAGCCATGCTGAGCTGGAAGCACCTGACCCAGAAGCCCCTCCAGCTCTCCACTGAGGAACTACAGCTGCAGAGGGTGGAATTGGAAGACCATGGAGAATATACCTGCCGAGCTGAGAACAATCTGGGTGCTCATGTGGCCTCTGTGAGCCTCAGAGTAAAGA GCCTTTTACAGCTCCGGGCACCCTCCTGCTCCTGGGAGGCTGAGGGTCTGCACTGCAACTGCTCCTCCAGAGCCTGGCCTGCCCCCTCCCTGCGCTGGcggctgggggaggggctgctggAGGGAAATAGCAGCAACGTCTCCTTCACGGTCACCTCCAGCTCCACAGGATCTTGGGTCAACAGCCACTTGAGCCTCAGCATGGAGTTCAGTGCTGGCctcaggctcagctgtgaggctTGGAATGACAATGGAGTTCAGAGTGCTACTATCTTGCTGCTGCAAGGTCAAGAGGTCACAAAGG CAG ACAAACCCGAAACCAGTACAGGAGTGGTCCAAGGGGCCATGGCAGGGGCTGGTCTCATGGCCTTGCTTGCTGTCTGCACCTGCCTCATCTTCTTCAT AATGAAGGTCCTCAGGAAGCAATCAACCCTGAAAGTAGTGAGCATGGCAGGCAACCGTCATGCTGTGTGCCCTGTCTCCACCATAAACGGTTCCAGCATGATTTCGTCCAGCATTTCGGTGAGATACCCCACCTAG GGTCACCTGAATGCATCAGGGTCACAGAACCAGAAAGAACAATCAACACTTGCCACAGTCCCACACACCCTGGAGGATGAGCCTGAGCTCCACTATGCCTCCCTTTCCTTCCAAGGCCTGAAGCCCCGGCAGTCTCAGAACACAGAGACCATCAAGTCTGATTACACAGAGATCAAGATCCACAAGTGCTGA